Proteins encoded by one window of Lathyrus oleraceus cultivar Zhongwan6 chromosome 1, CAAS_Psat_ZW6_1.0, whole genome shotgun sequence:
- the LOC127135913 gene encoding photosystem I chlorophyll a/b-binding protein 6, chloroplastic encodes MALAISSTLSSFPNREICQKVLYQGTATTSWLSRRRTLTIRNAKKGVSDLCVPLPPDRPLWFPGSSPPEWLDGSIPGDFGFDPLGLGSDPELLKWFAQAELVHGRWAMLGVSGILIPEILEGMGYVKNFSWYNAGSVHYFADPVTLFIVQLALMGWAEGRRWADIVNPGSVDIEPKLPNRPNPKPDVGYPGGLWFDPMQWGRGSPEPVMVLRTKEIKNGRLAMLAFVGFCFQAVYVGDSPIQNLMAHLADPGHCNIFSAFTSR; translated from the exons ATGGCTTTAGCCATTTCATCCACTTTATCAAGTTTTCCAAACAG AGAAATATGTCAAAAGGTTTTATACCAAGGAACAGCAACAACTTCATGGTTAAGTAGAAGAAGAACACTTACGATTAGGAATGCGAAAAAAGGTGTGTCGGATTTGTGTGTACCACTTCCTCCAGATAGACCATTGTGGTTTCCTGGTAGTTCACCTCCTGAATGGCTTGATGGCAGtattcctggtgattttggtttTGACCCTCTTGGATTAG GCTCTGATCCAGAGTTACTAAAATGGTTTGCGCAAGCAGAACTAGTACATGGAAGATGGGCAATGTTAGGAGTATCGGGAATCCTAATCCCCGAAATACTCGAAGGAATGGGCTATGTAAAAAACTTCTCATGGTACAATGCAGGTTCAGTACACTATTTCGCAGACCCGGTAACACTATTCATTGTCCAACTAGCTTTAATGGGCTGGGCTGAAGGTAGAAGATGGGCCGATATCGTCAACCCGGGGAGCGTTGATATCGAGCCCAAGCTTCCAAACAGACCTAACCCAAAACCAGATGTTGGTTATCCCGGTGGGCTTTGGTTTGATCCTATGCAGTGGGGAAGAGGGTCACCCGAGCCTGTTATGGTTTTGAGGACTAAAGAGATTAAAAATGGAAGACTTGCTATGCTTGCTTTTGTTGGATTTTGTTTTCAAGCTGTTTATGTTGGAGATAGTCCTATTCAGAATCTGATGGCTCATCTTGCTGATCCGGGTCATTGCAACATTTTCTCG GCTTTCACTTCAAGGTAG
- the LOC127135919 gene encoding sm-like protein LSM1B: MSWAAPDELLLSTSLATYLDKKLLVLLRDGRKLLGLLRSFDQFANVVLEGACERVIVGDLYCDVPLGLYVIRGENVVLIGELDLGKEELPPHMTCVSEADIRKAQKAERDASDLKGTMRKRMEFLDFD; encoded by the exons ATGTCTTGGGCTGCCCCTGATGAGCTCTTACTCTCCACCTCTCTTGCTACATACCTAGACA AAAAACTTCTTGTTCTGTTGCGAGATGGTCGAAAACTTTTGGGATTATTACGGTCGTTTGATCAATTTG CTAATGTTGTTCTAGAAGGTGCGTGTGAACGAGTAATTGTCGGAGATCTTTATTGTGATGTCCCTTTAGGCCTTTATGTAATTCGTGGGGAGAATGTTGTCTTAATTGGAGAGCTG GACTTGGGAAAGGAAGAGCTTCCACCGCATATGACATGTGTGTCAGAGGCTGACATAAGAAAG GCTCAAAAAGCAGAACGCGATGCTAGTGATCTAAAAGGCACCATGAGGAAAAGGATGGAATTCCTCGATTTTGACTAA
- the LOC127135904 gene encoding pollen receptor-like kinase 3, whose product MAAAVNHHHHHLLLLLFSLSLLSLSTAQLPPSETQSLLKLKQSFTNSDKNLASWIPNVSPCSGTWSGVICFNNVITGLHLSDLGLSGTIDINALAEIRGLRTLSFVNNSFSGPMPEFSKLGTIKSLLLAQNQFSGPIPPDFFSHLASLKKIWLTNNKFTGNIPGSLTQLVLLKELHLEGNQFSGQLPNLKQDIKSFDVSNNKLEGPIPEGLSKFSAASFSGNEGLCGKPLEKQCEALASSDEYSLPDSPPENASESDLVFKVIMILIVAVIAAVIFMFLKSRQRRRDEDFSVVSGDSRRGSSTEDVMQVHVPISRSSSASERVGRRNVGESAKRGGMAGGNRIGLGDLVMVNDEKGSFGLQDLMKAAAEVLGNGGLGSAYKAAMANGLSVVVKRVREMNKIGKDVFDAEMRQFGRIRHANILTPLAYHYRREEKLFVTEYMPKGSLLYVLHGDRGSSHADLTWPIRLKIAKGIARGLSFLYSEFCTYDLPHGNLKSSNVLISDEYEPLLSDYAFQPLINPSIAVQSMFAYKTPDYVQNQKLSQKADVYCLGIILLELITGKFPSQYHSNGKGGTDVVQWVLTAISDRREAELIDPELQKNASNSMNNMLQLLLIGAACTESNPEQRVHMKEAIRRIEDIQL is encoded by the exons ATGGCCGCTGCTGtcaaccaccaccaccaccacctcCTCCTCCTCCTTTTCTCTCTCTCCTTACTTTCTCTCTCCACCGCACAACTACCACCCTCAGAAACTCAATCCCTCCTCAAACTAAAACAATCCTTCACAAACTCCGACAAAAACTTAGCCTCATGGATCCCAAACGTCTCTCCATGTTCCGGCACATGGTCTGGTGTTATCTGCTTCAACAATGTGATCACCGGTCTCCATCTCTCCGACCTTGGCCTCTCCGGAACTATAGACATCAACGCTCTCGCAGAGATTCGTGGCCTCAGAACACTCAGTTTCGTCAACAACTCATTCTCCGGCCCAATGCCGGAGTTCAGCAAACTCGGCACCATCAAGTCTCTTCTCCTCGCGCAAAACCAATTCTCCGGCCCTATTCCGCCGGATTTTTTCTCTCATTTAGCCTCCTTGAAAAAAATCTGGCTCACCAATAACAAATTCACCGGCAACATTCCGGGTTCTTTAACCCAACTCGTCCTCCTCAAAGAGCTTCACCTCGAAGGAAACCAGTTCTCCGGCCAGTTACCGAATCTCAAACAAGATATCAAATCATTCGACGTTTCGAATAACAAGTTAGAAGGTCCTATTCCTGAAGGCCTGTCCAAATTCAGTGCAGCTTCGTTTTCCGGAAATGAAGGTCTCTGTGGAAAACCTTTGGAAAAACAATGTGAAGCTTTGGCTTCCTCCGACGAGTATTCGCTACCAGATAGCCCACCAGAAAACGCTTCTGAATCCGATTTGGTGTTTAAAGTGATAATGATTCTGATAGTGGCAGTTATAGCAGCGGTTATATTTATGTTTCTGAAATCTCGACAACGAAGACGCGACGAAGATTTCAGCGTCGTGAGCGGAGACTCCCGCCGAGGCTCCAGCACCGAAGACGTTATGCAAGTGCACGTGCCGATAAGCCGATCTTCGTCCGCATCAGAGAGAGTCGGGAGAAGGAACGTGGGAGAGTCGGCGAAAAGAGGAGGAATGGCGGGTGGGAATAGAATTGGGCTAGGTGATCTTGTAATGGTGAATGATGAGAAGGGTTCATTTGGTTTACAGGATCTGATGAAAGCTGCTGCTGAGGTATTGGGGAACGGCGGATTGGGATCGGCTTATAAAGCTGCAATGGCGAACGGGTTGAGCGTGGTTGTGAAAAGGGTGAGGGAGATGAATAAAATCGGTAAAGACGTGTTCGATGCTGAGATGAGACAGTTTGGGAGGATTCGACATGCTAATATTTTGACTCCTTTGGCTTATCATTATAGGCGCGAAGAAAAGCTTTTCGTTACCGAGTATATGCCTAAAGGAAGCTTGTTATACGTCTTGCATG GTGACAGAGGATCATCTCATGCCGACTTAACTTGGCCTATCCGATTAAAGATCGCTAAAGGAATTGCGAGAGGTTTAAGCTTCCTTTACTCCGAGTTTTGCACCTACGATTTGCCTCATGGAAACCTGAAATCAAGCAATGTTCTAATATCTGATGAATATGAGCCTCTGTTAAGTGATTATGCTTTTCAACCACTAATCAACCCAAGCATTGCAGTGCAATCAATGTTTGCGTACAAAACACCCGATTACGTTCAAAACCAGAAGCTTTCGCAGAAAGCTGATGTTTATTGCCTTGGAATCATCCTTCTTGAACTCATAACAGGGAAATTCCCTTCTCAGTATCATAGTAATGGTAAAGGCGGTACGGACGTTGTTCAATGGGTTCTCACGGCGATTTCTGACAGACGAGAAGCTGAATTGATTGATCCTGAGTTACAAAAGAATGCATCAAATTCAATGAATAATATGCTCCAACTTCTCTTAATTGGAGCTGCTTGTACCGAAAGTAACCCTGAACAAAGAGTACATATGAAAGAAGCTATTAGAAGGATAGAGGACATACAACTCTAA